Genomic window (Paenibacillus sp. 37):
ATCCTGTAATGTTGAGCTTGTTAACATTTTTACGAATCCCTTATATTTTACCAAAGAGTTCGATTAAAAGCATCCTTAAGCATTCCTTGCTCATTAAATCGGAATTTCGTTGATATATTCAGGCTTGGAAACCGGCGCACTGTAATCCCGGTTGTCGTCACCCATGACCGTTTTTTGGCCATTCCATTCGATCTGCACTTTGGCATCCTTGCTGGCTGTGTTCTCCGCAGTAGTTAATACGACAGACTGTAACAGCTCGCTTGGCACAATATCCCCTTCGGCAAACATATCATCTTTCAAGGCAACCGTTACCGTGCCATCCTCTGCCGTTTTGACCGATTGCAGCTCTGTTCCGCCTGTCATGACCTCTTCCAATTCGCCACCTTTGTCAGGTCCCTTGATCAGTTCATTCAATGCTGCCTGCACCCGATCTTCACCAGGTGTAACCAGACGTGTCACCGGAACATAATATTGGATGCCTGCCGGCGAAGCAGCGGAGAAATAAACCGTTACCGGGCTGCTGTTCGTCACAAACGTTTCACCCAGATCCAGATTGATTCCCACAGCCCGATTCAGCGGTTCAGGCAGCGGCGTGCTGTTCACCGGCATTTGTGTTAACTTTTTGCCATCCACCCAGATCTGCACATTCTCCACATCAGGCGTTCCCGTCAATGTCCACGTGACAGCTTCTAGCATTTTCCGTTCTTCCTTCGCATCATACTTGGCAAAATTACCCGAGAACTCAACGACCGCCAGCTTATCATCCGCGTGAATCGTTACATTCTGCACAACCGTTCCCTGCGGGAGAACGCCCTGGAATCCTTCAGGCAGCATACCTGCATAGGCCCCGCCTGTGACAAGTGTATCCAGTGCTGTCTTTGGACTGCTGGCGTCTGTTCCAGAAGGAAGTGTCAGGGATACCGGAGCGAGCAGCCCCTGCTGGTCTTGCAGATATACCGTCGTTAATGGGAGCGTTGCGAGCGCACCATTCCCTTCGGCTGCTTGAATCATGGCTGCTTCCTGAATAGGCGGTGGTGGATCAACAGCTTCGGAAGACTGTGCTCCAAACATGCCGCAGCCTGACAATACCATAGGAATACTCAGCAGCGCTGCTGCCGATACCGTACGCAAAGATTGGATCTTTCTCATGATCACGTTCCCCCTCATCATTTTTACAGTTTGTACTACCATGTATACGAGCCTTTGTCCAAAAAATAACTAAAAGATAATCGCTTCGCTAAAAACTTATATATT
Coding sequences:
- a CDS encoding GerMN domain-containing protein — protein: MRKIQSLRTVSAAALLSIPMVLSGCGMFGAQSSEAVDPPPPIQEAAMIQAAEGNGALATLPLTTVYLQDQQGLLAPVSLTLPSGTDASSPKTALDTLVTGGAYAGMLPEGFQGVLPQGTVVQNVTIHADDKLAVVEFSGNFAKYDAKEERKMLEAVTWTLTGTPDVENVQIWVDGKKLTQMPVNSTPLPEPLNRAVGINLDLGETFVTNSSPVTVYFSAASPAGIQYYVPVTRLVTPGEDRVQAALNELIKGPDKGGELEEVMTGGTELQSVKTAEDGTVTVALKDDMFAEGDIVPSELLQSVVLTTAENTASKDAKVQIEWNGQKTVMGDDNRDYSAPVSKPEYINEIPI